The following coding sequences are from one Geothrix sp. window:
- a CDS encoding YhbY family RNA-binding protein produces the protein MLTSKQRQFLKAQAHKLKPVMHVGKGGVTPAQAAELDVMVDSLELVKVKINPNSFEDEDTAAKALCASVSGLEHVWTIGHTMLFFRPSRTHDTRYPLPV, from the coding sequence ATGCTCACCTCGAAACAGCGCCAATTTCTCAAAGCCCAGGCCCACAAGCTCAAACCCGTCATGCACGTGGGGAAGGGGGGCGTCACGCCCGCCCAGGCCGCCGAGCTGGATGTGATGGTGGACAGCCTGGAACTTGTGAAGGTCAAGATCAACCCCAACAGCTTCGAGGACGAGGACACGGCCGCCAAGGCGCTGTGTGCCTCCGTTTCCGGCCTGGAGCATGTCTGGACCATCGGCCACACCATGCTCTTCTTCCGGCCCAGCCGGACCCACGACACGCGGTATCCTTTGCCGGTCTGA